One part of the Sphingobacterium sp. LZ7M1 genome encodes these proteins:
- a CDS encoding response regulator yields the protein MAQNALRNLQIGFGVSMAILLASSAVMFFSFRHQRENKVLMDQSQRTILNSQLILIDLQNAETGQRGYLLTGQEKFLAPYRDSQRDLPQHLSGLVNGNLSSEQLARTQQLGRLARERIEVLDELIGQRLRSADLSPGLLDRGKSIMDSCRNLISEIQHEEETRAGKRSQQLDNSTFRTNILFAFASLMSLIITAILFWKLRGDYKRRAELQQELLEKDSDMKHRLNLIRGIARQVSKGNYSVIIDDTKKDDLGNIAESLRIMTESLKKNFDQLQWNEWRKNGLAQLNSGLMGNPDLEEIAKYSMEFITDYMDLENGAIFMVQGGSFKVMHTVGLHSLPFSELPLTEGIFAEVHRTKRQRVIRDLCPDEFKLSFAQGEISINQIALLPIVYQQECMGIIEVGSRGELSQEKLDVISDFCETIGISLVAAQSRRRVQQLLEETQTQTEELQVQHAELETLNSELEAQAGKLRISEEELRSQQDELLISNEELEKRSHLLEETNQVIVARNKEIQEKAEALALSTKYKSEFLANMSHELRTPLNSILLLSRVLTENIEGNLNHEQVESAQVIWSSGTGLLNLIDEILDLSKIEAGKMDVELEEFRLADLILELQQMFRPLTREKGLDLRIENTLPEDFKLKSDRLRLEQVLRNLLSNATKFTEKGYITLSVKLIDGKEPSVLFHVRDTGIGIPQEKQKLIFEAFQQADGSTRRQYGGTGLGLSISREIARLLHGELTVESTPGKGSCFTLSLPMDFLGRGDISVHQEQPIGPIVQAVGAPVVGPEIFFPQFIADDRGDIVPGDRTLLIIEDDEAFAKLILQYARRSGYKAIAVGRGDHAIEAALRFSPNAILLDIVLPHMDGWQVLEGLKSNPDTRHIPVHMMSAEQAKKSDSIRRGAIDFIRKPFQKKGFQEIFSKIDAALSNGPKKVLIFEENPKHAEALSSYLESFDISTEVKSSLDHGVKALKSGNVECVILDMGIPGQGAYEILETIKGQDGLEDLPIIVFTGKSLSGQEEMRIKEYADSIVLKTAHSFQRILDEVSLFLHLVDHKSSGTPSQLNPKGNRLSEILDGRKVLIADDDIRNIFSISRALEKFNMEIYSAIDGVEAFQILEGHPDIDIVLMDIMMPKMDGFQAIEKIRSVEMFSKLPIIAVTAKAMMGDRDRCMKAGASDYISKPVDVDQLVSLLRVWLFNR from the coding sequence ATGGCACAAAACGCATTAAGGAACCTTCAGATAGGCTTTGGTGTATCCATGGCCATCCTTTTGGCCTCATCGGCTGTCATGTTCTTTTCGTTCCGACACCAGCGGGAAAACAAGGTCCTTATGGATCAGTCCCAACGGACCATACTCAATTCACAGTTGATCCTGATCGACCTTCAGAATGCGGAAACGGGACAGAGAGGCTATCTCCTGACAGGGCAGGAAAAGTTCCTGGCTCCTTACAGGGACAGCCAGAGAGATCTCCCACAGCACCTCAGTGGTCTTGTAAATGGAAATCTGAGCTCTGAGCAGTTGGCCCGGACCCAGCAGCTAGGCCGTTTGGCCAGGGAAAGGATTGAAGTACTTGACGAACTCATAGGACAGCGACTGAGGTCGGCCGATCTTTCCCCCGGCCTGTTGGACAGGGGAAAATCGATCATGGATTCATGTAGGAACCTGATAAGCGAGATCCAGCATGAGGAAGAGACCCGGGCGGGAAAACGTTCCCAACAACTCGATAACTCCACCTTTAGAACAAATATCCTTTTTGCCTTTGCCTCCTTGATGTCCTTGATCATCACTGCCATCCTGTTCTGGAAACTTCGAGGAGACTACAAAAGGCGGGCAGAACTACAGCAGGAACTGCTAGAGAAGGACAGTGACATGAAGCATAGATTGAACCTTATCAGGGGGATCGCCCGACAGGTTAGCAAGGGGAACTATTCAGTGATCATAGATGACACGAAAAAGGACGACCTTGGAAACATTGCGGAGAGCCTACGCATAATGACCGAGTCACTGAAGAAGAACTTTGACCAGCTCCAATGGAACGAATGGCGAAAAAATGGCCTGGCCCAGTTGAACTCAGGTCTGATGGGAAACCCCGATCTTGAGGAAATTGCGAAGTACAGCATGGAATTCATCACCGACTACATGGATCTGGAGAACGGAGCAATTTTCATGGTCCAAGGGGGATCCTTCAAGGTCATGCATACCGTGGGGCTTCATAGCCTTCCTTTCTCAGAGCTTCCTCTAACGGAGGGGATCTTCGCAGAGGTACACAGGACCAAACGCCAAAGGGTCATCAGGGACCTATGTCCCGATGAATTCAAGCTCTCGTTTGCACAGGGGGAGATATCAATTAACCAGATAGCGTTGTTACCCATTGTCTACCAGCAGGAATGCATGGGAATCATCGAAGTCGGTTCTCGAGGAGAGCTTAGCCAAGAGAAGCTCGATGTTATTTCCGACTTCTGTGAAACCATCGGGATTTCCCTGGTCGCGGCACAGAGCCGGCGCAGGGTACAACAGCTATTGGAAGAAACGCAGACCCAGACCGAAGAGTTGCAGGTCCAGCATGCAGAACTGGAGACCCTCAATAGCGAGCTGGAAGCACAGGCTGGTAAGCTCAGGATCTCAGAAGAGGAGCTAAGGTCGCAACAGGATGAACTGCTTATCTCCAACGAGGAACTCGAGAAAAGGTCGCATCTTTTGGAAGAAACCAACCAGGTGATCGTCGCACGGAACAAGGAAATACAGGAAAAGGCGGAAGCCCTAGCGCTGAGCACCAAATACAAATCTGAGTTCCTTGCCAATATGTCACATGAACTGCGGACTCCCCTTAACTCTATCCTTTTGCTTTCACGTGTGCTCACTGAGAACATTGAAGGCAACCTTAACCATGAACAGGTGGAATCAGCCCAGGTCATCTGGTCATCCGGTACGGGACTGCTTAACCTGATAGACGAAATACTGGACCTTTCCAAGATCGAGGCAGGTAAGATGGACGTAGAGCTCGAGGAATTTAGGTTGGCCGACCTCATTTTGGAGCTTCAGCAGATGTTCCGCCCCCTAACCAGGGAAAAGGGCCTGGACCTCCGGATCGAGAACACCCTGCCGGAGGATTTTAAATTGAAAAGCGACCGCCTAAGGTTGGAACAGGTCCTAAGAAACCTGCTCTCCAACGCCACCAAGTTCACAGAAAAGGGATACATAACCCTCAGCGTAAAGCTTATCGATGGAAAGGAGCCTTCTGTCCTGTTCCATGTCAGAGATACCGGGATCGGGATTCCCCAGGAAAAACAGAAACTGATATTCGAGGCCTTCCAGCAGGCGGACGGATCTACCAGGAGGCAGTACGGTGGAACCGGCTTGGGACTTTCGATCAGCAGGGAAATCGCACGATTGCTGCACGGGGAACTTACCGTCGAAAGCACCCCGGGCAAGGGAAGCTGTTTTACACTCTCGCTGCCCATGGATTTTTTAGGCAGAGGCGATATCAGTGTCCATCAGGAGCAGCCCATCGGTCCCATAGTGCAGGCAGTTGGTGCACCGGTTGTTGGTCCAGAGATCTTTTTCCCGCAATTCATTGCCGATGACCGAGGGGACATTGTACCGGGGGACAGGACCCTATTGATCATAGAGGACGATGAAGCGTTCGCCAAGCTGATACTGCAATATGCAAGAAGGTCTGGCTACAAGGCAATAGCTGTCGGGAGGGGTGACCACGCCATTGAAGCAGCTCTGAGGTTTTCCCCCAATGCCATCCTCCTGGACATCGTCCTGCCCCATATGGACGGATGGCAGGTTCTCGAAGGGTTGAAGTCGAACCCGGATACCCGCCATATACCAGTCCACATGATGTCGGCCGAACAAGCCAAGAAAAGCGATAGCATACGCAGAGGTGCAATCGATTTTATCAGGAAACCTTTCCAAAAAAAGGGTTTCCAGGAGATTTTCTCCAAAATAGATGCTGCCCTCAGCAATGGTCCAAAAAAGGTATTGATCTTCGAAGAAAATCCCAAGCATGCCGAAGCCCTGTCCTCCTACCTTGAGAGCTTCGACATATCCACAGAGGTGAAGTCCTCCCTTGACCATGGCGTAAAGGCCCTTAAATCAGGAAACGTTGAATGTGTAATCCTGGATATGGGGATCCCGGGACAGGGGGCATATGAGATATTGGAAACCATAAAGGGGCAGGATGGACTAGAAGACCTTCCAATAATCGTCTTTACCGGAAAGAGCCTCTCTGGGCAGGAAGAGATGCGCATTAAGGAATATGCAGACTCGATCGTCCTGAAAACGGCCCATTCCTTCCAGAGAATCCTGGACGAGGTGAGCCTGTTCCTTCATTTGGTTGACCATAAGTCTTCAGGGACCCCTTCGCAATTGAATCCCAAAGGTAACCGACTGTCCGAAATCTTGGATGGGAGAAAGGTCCTGATTGCTGACGATGATATCCGAAACATCTTTTCGATATCTAGGGCACTTGAAAAATTCAACATGGAAATCTACTCTGCCATCGATGGTGTTGAAGCTTTCCAGATCCTGGAAGGACATCCCGATATAGACATCGTGCTGATGGACATAATGATGCCAAAGATGGATGGTTTCCAGGCCATCGAAAAGATACGTTCCGTGGAAATGTTCAGCAAACTTCCCATAATCGCAGTCACGGCAAAAGCGATGATGGGGGACCGAGACCGTTGCATGAAGGCAGGAGCCTCCGATTATATCTCCAAACCAGTGGATGTGGACCAGTTGGTCTCCTTGCTCCGGGTTTGGCTTTTTAACCGTTAA
- a CDS encoding response regulator — MSILIIDDDRRNIFALKTALRSRGYDALGVITAQEGLDILEVGNGISVVLLDMMMPEFDGFQFLQHIMDSPGKDYPPVIAVTAKAMSGDRERCLSAGADGYVSKPVDIDLLLTEIRGLVKG; from the coding sequence ATGAGCATATTGATTATTGATGATGACAGACGGAATATATTCGCCCTCAAGACCGCGCTCAGATCAAGGGGCTACGATGCCCTGGGCGTCATTACCGCCCAGGAAGGCCTTGATATCCTAGAGGTGGGAAATGGGATAAGCGTAGTGCTGCTGGACATGATGATGCCGGAATTTGATGGATTCCAGTTTTTGCAGCACATCATGGATTCCCCAGGAAAGGATTATCCGCCCGTTATTGCCGTGACCGCAAAGGCCATGAGCGGCGACAGGGAGAGATGCCTTAGCGCGGGAGCGGATGGGTATGTATCCAAGCCAGTTGATATCGATCTCCTGTTGACCGAGATCCGGGGATTAGTGAAAGGCTGA
- a CDS encoding protein-glutamate O-methyltransferase CheR, translated as MEIESHLDMFLATLLEEFGYDFTGYSRDSLQRRIVRIMSLWKVAELGGLLDKMLMDPSLAGSFVQQVTVPLTSMFRDPSFFLDLRQSVIPYLSTYPLIRVWIAGCSTGEEAYSMAILLKEAGLIERSLIYATDLNPASVESASNGLFSWENLGEYTKNYLNSGGTMELSDYYSPKQSRFGFNDELRSRMVFSTHNLAGDSSFNSFQLILCRNVLIYFRRSLQESVLELFDTSLENAGFLGLGPKETLRFSSLKGRFQQIGDQKIWQKIN; from the coding sequence ATGGAAATCGAATCCCATTTAGATATGTTCCTTGCCACGTTACTCGAGGAATTCGGCTATGATTTCACCGGTTATAGCCGGGACTCCCTTCAGAGGAGGATTGTTCGGATAATGTCCCTATGGAAGGTTGCCGAACTGGGAGGGCTCCTGGACAAGATGCTCATGGATCCCTCGTTGGCAGGGAGCTTCGTGCAACAGGTCACCGTTCCCCTGACCTCCATGTTCCGAGATCCCTCATTTTTCCTCGACCTCCGCCAGAGTGTGATCCCTTACCTGAGTACATACCCCCTGATCCGGGTCTGGATAGCGGGTTGCTCCACGGGTGAAGAAGCATATTCAATGGCCATACTGCTAAAGGAGGCTGGACTGATTGAACGGTCCCTGATCTACGCAACCGACCTAAACCCCGCCTCTGTGGAGAGTGCCTCCAATGGCCTGTTTTCCTGGGAGAACCTTGGGGAATATACCAAAAATTATCTCAATTCGGGTGGTACGATGGAACTATCGGACTATTACTCACCAAAACAGAGCAGGTTTGGTTTCAATGATGAGCTTCGTTCCCGAATGGTGTTCTCGACGCATAACCTAGCCGGTGATTCCTCCTTCAATAGCTTTCAGCTGATCCTGTGCCGGAACGTACTGATCTATTTTAGGCGATCTCTTCAGGAATCGGTTCTAGAACTCTTCGACACGAGCTTGGAAAATGCCGGGTTCCTAGGCCTTGGGCCCAAGGAGACTCTCCGGTTTTCCTCTCTGAAGGGCAGGTTCCAACAGATTGGTGACCAAAAAATCTGGCAGAAAATAAATTAA
- a CDS encoding response regulator has translation MENKKILIFDDDRHVLEIFTIVLEDMGHIVDQSRTSHDVLEKVSSFKPDLIFMDNWIPDIGGVAATQMLKSSPLYRDIPVILVSANSDIEFLAGQAKANCFLSKPFDLVSLEGIVNKILQP, from the coding sequence ATGGAAAACAAAAAGATACTTATTTTCGATGACGATAGGCACGTGCTTGAGATATTTACGATCGTATTGGAGGACATGGGGCATATAGTCGATCAATCGCGGACTTCGCACGACGTGTTGGAGAAAGTGAGCAGTTTTAAGCCTGACCTGATCTTTATGGACAACTGGATTCCGGATATCGGAGGGGTGGCGGCTACGCAGATGCTTAAATCCAGCCCACTTTATCGGGATATCCCGGTAATCTTGGTTTCAGCGAACAGTGATATAGAATTTTTAGCCGGTCAGGCCAAAGCAAATTGTTTCCTTTCCAAACCTTTTGACCTGGTCAGCCTGGAGGGCATAGTAAATAAGATCCTCCAGCCATAG
- a CDS encoding FAD/NAD(P)-binding protein, whose translation MDKNNIQQNIAIVGGGPAALFMVKHIVERKITLQKLTIFERFDRLGVGMPYGKMGAGKEHLANVSANELPLLAEDFESYVQRFPPEEYASFCQGKKINPYEVVPRGLLGDYLEHSFHSYIGIARSLGITIDIRLDTCVEDIIPGDGGEPFRILTSQGATHADVVILCTGHVWPLKNEGKINSCYDSPYPPSKISLNADFPVAIRGASLTAVDAIKTLARANGKFRERPEGGYDFILNEDSSGFRIDLFSTRGFLPALRFHSEDKAFSSEWTMGLDEINEYKAKNGGFVDLDHVFERNFLIPLSQRDPDFYSRVKDLGIEEFTERMLQIREEIDAIKLFMAEFREAEKSIKRQQSISWKEALSAFSYAINYPAKHLSAEDMVRHKKVLMPLISIVIASLPQASYHEMIALYEQDLLRNYAVGEESEFVPNATG comes from the coding sequence ATGGACAAAAATAACATACAGCAGAATATTGCGATTGTCGGAGGCGGGCCAGCAGCACTTTTTATGGTCAAGCACATTGTTGAACGCAAAATTACCCTTCAAAAGCTTACCATTTTCGAAAGGTTCGATAGATTGGGGGTGGGTATGCCTTACGGCAAAATGGGGGCAGGAAAGGAACACCTGGCCAATGTTTCTGCAAATGAACTTCCCTTACTTGCAGAAGATTTTGAATCATACGTTCAAAGATTTCCGCCAGAGGAATATGCGTCTTTCTGTCAAGGAAAAAAAATAAACCCCTACGAAGTAGTCCCTAGGGGGTTATTGGGTGATTATCTGGAACATTCCTTCCATAGCTATATCGGAATAGCTAGGTCCTTGGGGATTACCATAGATATACGTTTGGATACCTGTGTGGAGGACATTATTCCCGGCGATGGAGGAGAACCATTCAGGATACTGACATCCCAGGGCGCCACCCATGCGGACGTTGTGATCCTGTGCACCGGCCATGTATGGCCCCTTAAAAATGAAGGAAAGATCAATTCGTGTTACGATTCTCCCTATCCGCCCTCAAAGATATCTTTGAATGCAGATTTCCCGGTAGCGATCCGGGGGGCGTCGTTAACGGCAGTTGATGCCATAAAAACTTTGGCCAGGGCAAACGGAAAATTCAGGGAAAGACCTGAAGGCGGTTATGATTTCATATTGAACGAAGACAGCAGCGGTTTTCGGATCGACCTATTTTCCACCAGAGGGTTCCTTCCCGCCCTAAGGTTCCATTCGGAGGATAAGGCATTTTCCAGTGAGTGGACGATGGGTTTGGACGAAATCAATGAATATAAAGCGAAAAATGGGGGCTTCGTGGATCTCGACCACGTATTTGAGAGAAACTTCTTGATCCCTCTCAGTCAGAGGGACCCCGATTTTTACTCCAGGGTGAAAGATTTGGGAATTGAAGAATTTACCGAGAGAATGCTGCAAATCCGGGAAGAGATCGATGCCATAAAGCTATTTATGGCCGAATTCAGGGAAGCTGAAAAGTCAATAAAGCGGCAGCAGTCCATAAGTTGGAAGGAAGCTCTGTCTGCCTTTAGCTATGCCATCAACTACCCGGCAAAACATCTCAGCGCCGAAGATATGGTCCGGCACAAAAAAGTGCTTATGCCGCTCATTTCAATTGTTATTGCGTCCCTGCCCCAAGCTTCCTACCATGAGATGATTGCTCTATATGAACAGGATCTCCTTCGTAACTACGCCGTTGGTGAGGAAAGCGAGTTCGTTCCCAATGCAACAGGTTAA
- a CDS encoding DUF892 family protein: MAKKELLKEGQTEGTEDTNQISRTNKKADQSAQKGPQLYVFFLSALKDILYAENKLVEALLEMESAASAEELKDAFEDHHLLTKKHISRLNKIFGILEEKAEAKECKAIEGILEEAREIIKNTPEGSATRDVGLIIAAQKVEHYEIATYGGLVQLAITLGFEKIADLLERTLEEEEEETDQELTFIVENHINPEAEK, translated from the coding sequence ATGGCAAAAAAAGAATTGCTCAAAGAAGGGCAGACTGAAGGTACCGAGGATACCAATCAAATAAGCAGAACTAATAAAAAAGCGGACCAATCCGCTCAAAAAGGCCCCCAATTATATGTCTTTTTCCTTTCAGCCCTAAAGGATATACTTTATGCTGAAAACAAATTGGTTGAAGCTCTCCTAGAGATGGAAAGTGCAGCTTCTGCAGAGGAACTTAAGGATGCCTTTGAAGATCATCATCTGTTGACCAAGAAACACATCAGCAGGCTCAACAAGATATTTGGTATATTGGAAGAAAAGGCGGAAGCCAAGGAATGTAAGGCAATAGAAGGTATCTTAGAGGAGGCACGGGAGATTATCAAGAATACGCCTGAGGGCTCTGCCACTAGGGACGTGGGACTTATTATTGCTGCTCAGAAAGTTGAGCATTATGAGATAGCTACCTATGGAGGACTTGTCCAATTGGCAATCACCCTGGGATTTGAAAAGATTGCGGATCTTTTAGAGAGAACGCTCGAAGAAGAAGAAGAAGAAACGGATCAGGAACTCACGTTTATTGTAGAGAACCATATTAATCCAGAAGCTGAAAAATAG
- a CDS encoding DNA topoisomerase IB — protein MEAKKPFKYVNCNSKGISRIQNGEVFEYYDQKKVRIVDPSVLSRIHSLVIPPNWTNVWICPNRNGHIQATGLDIRLRKQYIYHPRWTAFQDQDKFSRLYHFGKSLPVLKKQLEKDIKRDLCDQRYVCALAIMIIQHTSIRPGNTIYRNSNGSFGLTTLQNKHVKLQQGKVILRYRGKKGVKQEKAISKKRLYDKIEKILQLSGKQFLQYLDEQNVKRAIKPCHLNSYLSEIYGGNVTSKTIRTWNACFLALGHLLETYPGNTKNRNKSCRELVSSVAHILGNTPSVARKNYICPVILKRFEEGSLDGWMRRYAKIAKKEKVKIVQKKLLMLLKGC, from the coding sequence ATGGAAGCAAAGAAACCTTTTAAATATGTAAACTGCAATTCAAAGGGCATCTCTAGGATACAAAACGGTGAGGTATTTGAATACTACGACCAAAAAAAAGTTAGGATTGTAGATCCATCGGTCCTATCTCGGATCCATTCCTTGGTAATTCCGCCAAATTGGACCAATGTATGGATATGCCCGAATAGAAATGGGCACATCCAGGCCACGGGCTTGGATATTAGGCTACGTAAGCAATATATCTACCATCCCCGCTGGACAGCTTTCCAGGACCAGGATAAGTTCAGCAGACTATATCACTTTGGAAAGAGCCTGCCAGTATTGAAAAAACAGTTGGAGAAGGATATCAAAAGGGACCTGTGTGACCAGAGATATGTCTGTGCTCTGGCAATCATGATCATCCAGCACACATCCATACGTCCAGGAAATACCATATATAGAAATTCCAATGGTTCCTTTGGTCTCACCACGCTCCAGAATAAACATGTTAAATTACAGCAAGGAAAGGTAATATTAAGATATAGGGGAAAAAAAGGTGTAAAGCAGGAGAAAGCAATTAGTAAGAAAAGGCTGTATGATAAGATTGAGAAGATATTGCAACTCTCGGGAAAACAGTTTCTCCAATACTTGGACGAACAGAATGTTAAAAGAGCCATAAAGCCTTGCCATCTGAACAGCTATCTTTCTGAAATATATGGTGGGAATGTTACCAGTAAAACCATAAGAACGTGGAACGCATGCTTTTTGGCTTTGGGTCATCTTTTGGAAACCTATCCCGGCAACACTAAGAACCGAAACAAAAGCTGCAGAGAACTTGTCAGTTCCGTCGCGCACATTTTGGGAAACACACCATCGGTGGCACGCAAAAACTACATCTGTCCCGTTATCTTAAAAAGGTTTGAAGAGGGCAGTCTTGACGGCTGGATGAGGAGGTATGCAAAAATTGCAAAGAAGGAGAAGGTTAAAATTGTCCAAAAAAAGCTCTTGATGCTATTGAAAGGGTGTTAG
- a CDS encoding ferritin-like domain-containing protein, translated as MATTTKSTLKETKVKAKQSAAKDLNDLFEDGLKDIYWAERELVKALPKMEKNATSQELKTAISSHLEETKEHVNRLEEVFESIGIKAKAEKCDAMAGLLEEAKGIMEETESGAVRDAGIIAASQKVEHYEIATYGTLAAFAKSLEHKDAVKLLLKTLKEEKSCDEKLTAIADTNLNSKAE; from the coding sequence ATGGCAACAACAACAAAATCTACTCTTAAGGAAACTAAAGTTAAAGCAAAGCAAAGCGCGGCTAAAGATTTAAATGATCTGTTTGAGGACGGCCTAAAGGATATTTATTGGGCTGAGAGGGAATTGGTAAAAGCATTACCTAAAATGGAAAAAAATGCTACGTCTCAAGAACTGAAAACAGCAATATCTTCTCATCTTGAAGAGACCAAGGAACATGTCAATAGACTTGAAGAAGTTTTTGAATCGATCGGAATTAAAGCGAAGGCAGAGAAATGTGATGCTATGGCCGGGCTATTAGAAGAAGCTAAAGGTATTATGGAAGAGACAGAATCTGGGGCTGTGCGGGATGCCGGAATAATCGCCGCTTCGCAAAAAGTAGAGCATTATGAGATTGCAACTTATGGCACGCTGGCGGCTTTCGCAAAATCGCTTGAACATAAGGATGCAGTAAAGTTGCTCTTGAAGACATTAAAAGAAGAAAAGTCGTGCGATGAAAAATTAACCGCCATTGCGGATACGAACTTAAATTCAAAAGCCGAGTAA
- a CDS encoding RNA polymerase sigma factor, with translation MNNDFIKNEVLVHSDTLLHYANKFTKDQDDAEDLLQDTLMKFIRYQEKFERSTNILGWMYTIMKNIFINRCRKNGVERTYISTVFSALDPTKQQSQNKSIDNFLGEDIDSVLMSIHEKYYTPFMMFFEGYKYYEIGEHLGLPEGTVKTRIHTARKLLQEKLKSYKVS, from the coding sequence ATGAACAATGATTTTATAAAAAATGAAGTGTTGGTTCATTCGGACACATTGCTTCACTATGCGAACAAGTTTACCAAGGACCAAGATGATGCGGAGGATCTCCTCCAAGATACCCTCATGAAGTTCATTCGATACCAAGAAAAATTTGAAAGAAGCACAAATATTTTGGGCTGGATGTATACAATCATGAAGAATATTTTCATTAATAGGTGCCGGAAAAATGGAGTGGAAAGGACTTACATATCAACAGTCTTCTCAGCCCTTGACCCCACAAAGCAGCAGAGCCAAAACAAAAGTATAGACAATTTTTTGGGTGAAGATATTGATTCTGTTCTAATGTCAATACATGAAAAGTATTATACACCGTTCATGATGTTCTTTGAAGGTTATAAGTACTACGAAATAGGTGAACACTTAGGGCTTCCGGAAGGTACCGTCAAAACTCGAATACACACAGCTAGAAAACTGTTGCAGGAAAAGCTTAAAAGCTATAAAGTTTCTTAA
- a CDS encoding RNA polymerase sigma factor translates to MNYTFIKEEVLVHTPTLLQYANKFIQDHNDAEDLLQNTLIKVLKYQKKYVTGTNLLGWIYIIMRNTFINDCRRRVHQLKYINGITDSKDIESRISRDRAEGNLMSEEINTVMKTIPEIYYNAFMMYYEGFKYYEIAEYLGVPEGTVKTRIHTARRILQKKLRNYRHD, encoded by the coding sequence ATGAATTATACATTTATAAAAGAAGAGGTATTGGTGCATACACCAACACTTTTGCAATACGCCAATAAATTCATTCAGGATCATAATGATGCCGAAGACCTTCTTCAGAACACATTGATCAAGGTGCTGAAGTATCAGAAGAAATACGTTACTGGAACCAACCTATTGGGGTGGATCTATATTATTATGAGAAATACATTTATTAATGATTGCCGAAGAAGAGTTCATCAGCTCAAGTATATAAATGGGATTACGGATTCCAAGGATATTGAAAGTCGGATCAGTAGAGATAGAGCGGAAGGCAATTTAATGAGTGAAGAAATAAACACCGTCATGAAAACAATTCCTGAAATATACTATAATGCATTCATGATGTATTATGAAGGGTTCAAATATTATGAAATAGCTGAATATCTAGGGGTACCTGAAGGAACGGTAAAGACCCGAATTCATACGGCCAGGAGAATCCTCCAGAAAAAGCTACGTAACTATAGACATGATTAG
- a CDS encoding 3'-5' exonuclease, giving the protein MGLRIDDERSPSKTIHKSKGDEFDNVLVVLRTEEHCDFLVNQSLATEEHRIFYVAVSRARERLFISVPTLAPVKLQRIEHLFDVNHLK; this is encoded by the coding sequence ATGGGTCTTCGTATAGATGATGAAAGGTCTCCGAGTAAAACAATTCATAAATCCAAAGGTGACGAATTCGATAATGTTCTGGTAGTACTGAGGACAGAAGAACACTGTGATTTTTTAGTTAATCAATCCTTAGCTACTGAGGAACATAGAATTTTCTACGTAGCAGTAAGTCGTGCGAGAGAAAGATTATTTATATCCGTTCCCACCTTGGCACCTGTAAAACTGCAAAGAATTGAACATCTTTTTGATGTGAACCATCTTAAATAA
- a CDS encoding helix-turn-helix domain-containing protein: protein MSEKIRDINFLKQFGLNIRSIRESKEMSQEEFASFCNIDTRQLGRIERGESNSTILTIKNLADKLNLPISYFFDF, encoded by the coding sequence ATGTCGGAAAAAATTAGAGATATAAATTTTTTAAAACAATTTGGGCTAAATATTAGGTCCATAAGAGAATCGAAAGAAATGTCTCAGGAGGAATTTGCTTCTTTTTGTAATATCGATACAAGACAGTTGGGGAGAATTGAGAGAGGTGAATCCAATTCAACAATTCTAACAATAAAGAATTTAGCAGATAAACTTAACCTTCCAATTAGCTATTTTTTTGACTTCTAG